A single Ignavibacteriales bacterium DNA region contains:
- a CDS encoding LexA family transcriptional regulator, which yields MKIDKKAVGARLKRFLLNRYPTMNEAAEALGTTADSIRNSYLNGQSLPGATFTERLKNMGCSIDWLLFGSGENEHNETHPGYPQYRVEAAVPAGRGDIYDMSEWMQSEVLNFKPEDHFFLKVDEENGYSMMPFIQPGDMLLVSSTAPVANNDIVAARWDNTRGAIKLCSLPVNDPHKVALLSFNPIVAPMVFNKREVRMYKVVLIKKER from the coding sequence ATGAAAATTGATAAAAAAGCTGTGGGAGCGCGTCTGAAGAGATTTCTTCTGAACCGCTATCCTACCATGAATGAAGCGGCTGAAGCGCTGGGCACCACCGCTGATTCCATCCGCAACAGTTACCTGAACGGACAGAGCCTCCCCGGAGCAACATTTACCGAGCGGCTTAAAAATATGGGATGCAGTATAGACTGGCTTCTCTTCGGATCCGGTGAAAATGAGCATAACGAAACTCATCCGGGATATCCTCAGTACCGCGTTGAGGCAGCCGTTCCCGCCGGAAGGGGTGATATATACGACATGAGCGAGTGGATGCAGTCTGAAGTGCTGAACTTCAAACCGGAAGATCATTTTTTTCTTAAGGTGGATGAGGAAAACGGCTACAGTATGATGCCGTTCATTCAGCCGGGGGATATGCTTCTGGTAAGTTCAACAGCACCGGTCGCCAATAATGATATCGTAGCCGCACGGTGGGATAACACCCGGGGCGCAATTAAACTCTGCAGTCTTCCTGTTAATGATCCTCACAAAGTAGCCCTTCTCTCATTCAACCCCATCGTAGCCCCGATGGTTTTTAATAAAAGGGAAGTAAGAATGTATAAAGTAGTGCTGATCAAAAAAGAACGATAA
- a CDS encoding lytic transglycosylase domain-containing protein, with amino-acid sequence MNRENRYDSLFRYYGELNGVDWLLLKAQVRAESGFNPDAVSPAGAVGLSQFMKNTWKEWGDGKPGVNPVPPDVSYDPRDPEDAIRAQAAYMSWLKRQFGGDIRLSLAAYNCGIGRVMKLAADKTYRSIQLKLPRETKDYIARVSAFYEEYIQEQTKRRESTHAV; translated from the coding sequence ATGAACCGGGAGAACCGTTATGATTCACTTTTCAGATATTACGGGGAGTTAAACGGAGTTGACTGGCTGCTGTTGAAGGCACAGGTCAGGGCAGAGAGCGGATTCAACCCGGACGCGGTCAGTCCGGCCGGGGCGGTTGGTTTAAGCCAGTTTATGAAAAATACCTGGAAAGAATGGGGGGACGGCAAGCCGGGGGTGAATCCGGTTCCGCCTGATGTCAGTTACGATCCCCGTGATCCGGAGGATGCAATCAGAGCGCAGGCGGCCTATATGTCCTGGCTGAAGCGTCAGTTCGGGGGAGATATCCGGCTTTCGCTTGCGGCTTATAACTGCGGCATCGGCCGGGTAATGAAACTTGCTGCCGACAAAACCTACCGCTCCATTCAGCTCAAACTGCCAAGGGAGACCAAGGATTACATAGCACGTGTATCGGCTTTTTATGAGGAATATATACAGGAACAGACTAAAAGAAGGGAGAGCACGCATGCAGTATGA
- a CDS encoding CoA-binding protein: MSLKDAAAEFLSYKRIAVAGVSRTKKDAANLIYTTLRKRGYQVYAVNPHAEQIEGDYCFSSLADIPGGAEALVIALSPEKTDTVAREAVNCGIKAVWMHKSFGDSVSESAAAYCREKGLLVIPGGCPMMFSKPVDFGHLCIRGILGAIGRIPGRIPV; the protein is encoded by the coding sequence ATGTCACTTAAAGATGCAGCAGCAGAATTCCTTTCTTATAAGAGAATAGCTGTTGCAGGTGTTTCACGAACGAAGAAAGACGCAGCCAATCTGATTTACACAACTCTCAGAAAGAGAGGATATCAGGTTTATGCTGTTAATCCGCATGCTGAACAAATTGAGGGGGATTACTGTTTCTCTTCACTTGCAGATATTCCGGGCGGAGCAGAAGCGCTGGTAATAGCTCTCTCACCAGAGAAGACTGATACCGTTGCACGTGAGGCAGTGAACTGCGGTATAAAAGCAGTATGGATGCATAAATCTTTCGGAGACAGTGTCTCGGAAAGTGCCGCGGCGTATTGCAGAGAGAAGGGGCTGCTGGTGATTCCGGGAGGATGCCCTATGATGTTCAGCAAGCCGGTTGATTTTGGTCATCTCTGCATCAGGGGAATCCTTGGTGCAATTGGACGTATCCCGGGAAGGATTCCGGTTTAA
- a CDS encoding LytTR family transcriptional regulator DNA-binding domain-containing protein translates to MNKKILLIEDDFRVREDIVELLTNEGFQVSVNVDGSGVLQQINDNKFSLVICDISLPVKSGFEIFEEIRGTLNFPKIPPFIFLTARVDRQDVRHGMELGADDYITKPFTRAELLKAIEIQTAKRNELLKDIHFVQVKGGASMVESDDQPKSRLSYSGKIFIDDADAPGMVKLADIVLIKANDDYTVVTTTSTSYVLRKTMKKWEEILPEEKFMRVHRSYIINTDHVLRFDRWYNYTYKLTMNEIPEPITVSQRYSRKLRSQLK, encoded by the coding sequence ATGAACAAGAAAATCTTATTAATAGAAGACGATTTCAGAGTGAGAGAAGATATCGTGGAGCTGCTCACCAATGAAGGGTTTCAGGTCAGCGTTAACGTTGACGGAAGCGGAGTGCTTCAGCAGATAAATGATAACAAGTTTTCCCTGGTTATCTGCGATATATCACTTCCTGTGAAATCCGGGTTTGAAATCTTTGAAGAGATCAGGGGAACGCTCAACTTTCCAAAAATTCCGCCGTTTATCTTTCTGACCGCACGGGTTGACCGTCAGGATGTCAGACATGGTATGGAACTCGGCGCGGACGACTATATCACCAAACCCTTCACCCGCGCTGAACTGCTTAAAGCTATTGAGATTCAGACAGCCAAGCGGAATGAACTGCTTAAAGATATTCACTTTGTACAGGTTAAAGGGGGGGCATCAATGGTTGAATCCGATGATCAGCCGAAATCACGTCTCAGTTACAGCGGAAAGATTTTTATTGATGATGCTGATGCGCCCGGTATGGTTAAACTGGCGGACATTGTTCTCATAAAAGCTAATGATGATTATACGGTGGTCACCACCACATCCACTTCCTATGTGCTCCGTAAAACCATGAAGAAGTGGGAAGAGATTCTTCCGGAAGAAAAATTCATGCGGGTTCACCGCTCGTATATCATTAACACAGATCATGTGCTCAGATTTGACCGTTGGTATAACTATACCTACAAACTGACCATGAATGAAATACCGGAACCCATTACCGTGAGCCAGCGATACAGCCGTAAACTGCGCAGCCAGCTTAAGTAA
- a CDS encoding response regulator: protein MEKILVIEDDSNIRENVVELLSAEGYTVIEAPDGIKGLQLIKAQNPDLILCDISMPGLSGYDVLNTIRSEGSHHSPFIFLTAKTSREDYRTGMESGADDYLTKPFTRTELLNAIKSRLKRGQLYEDKYIRLKSNVKYALPHEFLTPLSAILAASQIILEEEGKMETQQTYDFVRIINRSADTLKMTIDKYFFLIDLMMIKSDPDQIAQLKKEITPAANKTLQSTAESVARLLNRPEDLGIYAEDTDLAIKYEHFTRLVSELTENALKFSKKGDKVMVTGTVSGSDYILTVHNLGSSMSMEEIAATDEFVKFKKHIKERKGMGLGLGIVKNICGLINAGLVISSTEESVSVTCTFKRVN from the coding sequence ATGGAAAAAATATTAGTTATAGAAGACGACAGCAATATCAGAGAAAATGTTGTTGAACTGCTTTCCGCGGAGGGTTACACGGTGATTGAAGCCCCTGACGGCATCAAAGGACTGCAGCTTATTAAGGCACAAAACCCCGATCTGATACTTTGCGATATCTCAATGCCGGGGCTCAGCGGCTATGACGTCCTGAACACTATCCGCAGCGAAGGGTCTCATCACAGTCCGTTTATATTCCTCACCGCAAAAACCTCCCGCGAAGATTACCGCACGGGAATGGAGTCCGGCGCTGATGACTATCTTACCAAGCCCTTCACCCGGACCGAGCTGCTTAACGCAATTAAAAGCCGCCTGAAGCGGGGACAGTTGTATGAGGATAAATATATCCGTCTGAAATCAAACGTTAAATATGCCCTCCCTCATGAGTTTCTTACTCCGCTGAGCGCCATCCTTGCGGCTTCTCAGATTATTCTGGAAGAGGAAGGGAAAATGGAAACTCAGCAGACGTATGATTTTGTCAGAATTATCAACCGCTCGGCGGATACTCTGAAGATGACGATTGATAAATATTTTTTCCTTATTGATCTGATGATGATAAAAAGTGATCCCGATCAGATTGCACAGCTAAAAAAAGAGATTACACCTGCGGCAAACAAGACCCTGCAGTCAACAGCCGAATCGGTTGCAAGATTGCTTAACCGCCCTGAAGATCTTGGTATATACGCCGAGGATACCGACCTTGCCATCAAATACGAACACTTCACCCGCCTGGTTTCCGAACTGACGGAAAACGCACTGAAGTTTTCCAAAAAAGGAGATAAGGTCATGGTCACCGGCACAGTTTCCGGATCCGATTATATCCTCACGGTGCATAACCTGGGCAGTTCAATGAGCATGGAAGAAATTGCCGCAACTGATGAATTTGTCAAATTTAAAAAACATATCAAAGAACGTAAGGGTATGGGACTTGGGCTCGGCATCGTTAAGAATATCTGCGGACTGATAAATGCCGGACTGGTCATCTCAAGCACGGAAGAATCCGTGAGCGTAACATGTACATTTAAGCGAGTAAATTAA